A window of the Oncorhynchus keta strain PuntledgeMale-10-30-2019 chromosome 21, Oket_V2, whole genome shotgun sequence genome harbors these coding sequences:
- the LOC118399854 gene encoding uncharacterized protein LOC118399854, with the protein MYLWKPSLRHPTSQITPFRTQPYQAPAPTLPCQAPATFQPYQAPAPTLPCQAPATFQPYQAPAPTLPCQAPATFQPYQAPAPTCQSPAPSNPTRPQHQPTRPQHQPARPQHQPARPQHHSNPTRPQHQPARPQHQPARPQHHSNPTRPQHQPTRPQHQPTRPQHQPARPQHQPARPQDHSNPTRPQHQPTRPQHQPAVPQQHSNPTRPQHQPTSPQHQPCPARPQQHSNPTRPQHQPCPARSQQHSNPTRPQHQPALPGPSNIPTLPGPSTNPALPGPSNIPTLPGPSTNLPGPSTIPTLPGPSINLPGPRTNLPCPSNIPTLPGPSNIPTLPGPSTNLPGPSTNLALPGPSNIPTLPGPSTNLALPGPSNIPTLPGPSTNPALPGPSNIPTIPGPRTNPALPGPSNIPTLPGPSTNLPVPSTIQPYQAPAPTYQAPAPTCQAPAPTCQAPAPFQPYQAPASTYQAPAPTCRAPATFQPYQASAPTYQSPAPTLPCQAPATFQPYQAPAPTLPCQAPATFQPYQAPAPTCPARPQQHSNPTRPQHQPCPARPQQHSNPTRPQHQPARSQHHSNPTRPQHQPTRPQHQPAMPQQHSNPTRPQQHSNPTRPQHQPTRSQHQPCPARPQQHSNPTRPQHQPCPARPQQHSNPTRPQHQPCPARPQQHSNHTRPQHQPCPPRPQQHSNPTRPQHQPASPQHHPTLAGPNTNLPGPSTNLPGPRTIPTLPGPSINLPGPRTNLPCPSNIPTLPGPSNIPTLPGPSTNLPGPSTNLALPGPSNIPALPGPSTNLPGPSTIPALPGPSTNLPGHSTISALPGPSTNLLGPSTIPALPSMS; encoded by the coding sequence ATGTATTTGTGGAAACCGAGTTTGCGGCATCCTACGTCACAGATCACCCCATTCAGAACCCAACCCTACCAGGCCCCAGCACCAACCTTGCCCTGCCAGGCCCCAGCAACATTCCAACCCTACCAGGCCCCAGCACCAACCCTGCCCTGCCAGGCCCCAGCAACATTCCAACCATACCAGGCCCCCGCACCAACCCTGCCCTGCCAGGCCCCAGCAACATTCCAACCCTACCAGGCCCCAGCACCAACCTGCCAGTCCCCAGCACCATCCAACCCTACCAGGCCCCAGCACCAACCTACCAGGCCCCAGCACCAACCTGCCAGGCCCCAGCACCAACCTGCCAGGCCCCAGCACCATTCCAACCCTACCAGGCCCCAGCACCAACCTGCCAGGCCCCAGCACCAACCTGCCAGGCCCCAGCACCATTCCAACCCTACCAGGCCCCAGCACCAACCTACCAGGCCCCAGCACCAACCTACCAGGCCCCAGCACCAACCTGCCAGGCCCCAGCACCAACCTGCCAGGCCCCAGGACCATTCCAACCCTACCAGGCCCCAGCATCAACCTACCAGGCCCCAGCACCAACCTGCCGTGCCCCAGCAACATTCCAACCCTACCAGGCCTCAGCACCAACCTACCAGTCCCCAGCACCAACCTTGCCCTGCCAGGCCCCAGCAACATTCCAACCCTACCAGGCCCCAGCACCAACCTTGCCCTGCCAGGTCCCAGCAACATTCCAACCCTACCAGGCCCCAGCACCAACCTGCCCTGCCAGGCCCCAGCAACATTCCAACCCTACCAGGCCCCAGCACCAACCCTGCCCTGCCAGGCCCCAGCAACATTCCAACCCTACCAGGCCCCAGCACCAACCTGCCAGGTCCCAGCACCATTCCAACCCTACCAGGCCCCAGCATCAACCTACCAGGCCCCAGAACCAACCTGCCATGCCCCAGCAACATTCCAACCCTACCAGGCCCCAGCAACATTCCAACCCTACCAGGCCCCAGCACCAACCTACCAGGTCCCAGCACCAACCTTGCCCTGCCAGGCCCCAGCAACATTCCAACCCTACCAGGCCCCAGCACCAACCTTGCCCTGCCAGGCCCCAGCAACATTCCAACCCTACCAGGCCCCAGCACCAACCCTGCCCTGCCAGGCCCCAGCAACATTCCAACCATACCAGGCCCCCGCACCAACCCTGCCCTGCCAGGCCCCAGCAACATTCCAACCCTACCAGGCCCCAGCACCAACCTGCCAGTCCCCAGCACCATCCAACCCTACCAGGCCCCAGCACCAACCTACCAGGCCCCAGCACCAACCTGCCAGGCCCCAGCACCAACCTGCCAGGCCCCAGCACCATTCCAACCCTACCAGGCCCCAGCATCAACCTACCAGGCCCCAGCACCAACCTGCCGTGCCCCAGCAACATTCCAACCCTACCAGGCCTCAGCACCAACCTACCAGTCCCCAGCACCAACCTTGCCCTGCCAGGCCCCAGCAACATTCCAACCCTACCAGGCCCCAGCACCAACCTTGCCCTGCCAGGCCCCAGCAACATTCCAACCCTACCAGGCCCCAGCACCAACCTGCCCTGCCAGGCCCCAGCAACATTCCAACCCTACCAGGCCCCAGCACCAACCCTGCCCTGCCAGGCCCCAGCAACATTCCAACCCTACCAGGCCCCAGCACCAACCTGCCAGGTCCCAGCACCATTCCAACCCTACCAGGCCCCAGCATCAACCTACCAGGCCCCAGCACCAACCTGCCATGCCCCAGCAACATTCCAACCCTACCAGGCCCCAGCAACATTCCAACCCTACCAGGCCCCAGCACCAACCTACCAGGTCCCAGCACCAACCTTGCCCTGCCAGGCCCCAGCAACATTCCAACCCTACCAGGCCCCAGCACCAACCTTGCCCTGCCAGGCCCCAGCAACATTCCAACCCTACCAGGCCCCAGCACCAACCCTGCCCTGCCAGGCCCCAGCAACACTCCAACCATACCAGGCCCCAGCATCAACCCTGCCCTCCCAGGCCCCAGCAACATTCCAACCCTACCAGGCCCCAGCACCAACCTGCCAGTCCCCAGCACCATCCAACCCTAGCAGGCCCCAACACCAACCTACCAGGCCCCAGCACCAACCTGCCAGGCCCCAGGACCATTCCAACCCTACCAGGCCCCAGCATCAACCTACCAGGCCCCAGAACCAACCTGCCATGCCCCAGCAACATTCCAACCCTACCAGGCCCCAGCAACATTCCAACCCTACCAGGCCCCAGCACCAACCTACCAGGTCCCAGCACCAACCTTGCCCTGCCAGGACCCAGCAACATTCCAGCCCTGCCAGGCCCCAGCACCAACCTGCCAGGCCCCAGCACCATTCCAGCCCTGCCAGGCCCCAGCACCAACCTGCCAGGCCACAGCACCATTTCAGCCCTGCCAGGCCCCAGCACCAACCTGCTAGGCCCCAGCACCATTCCAGCCCTGCCTAGCATGAGTTGA